CGGCATCGACCCCACGAAGCGGAAACGGCATCGAGAGACGCATGGCGCTCGAGCCCGTCGGCGACGAGCGTGGCCTCGCACCAGGAGCGGCACGCACTCGGTCCATCCGCTCGCAACGTCGGTCAACGTCAGCGTGTGTGCGAAACTGCCTGAGGCGTTGCCACCGCAATGCGCCACGAGATCGATTTCGAGGAACCCAGGTTCGGGGTCGTCCCAGTCTGCAAATGTCCGTACGGGCACTTCGCTCCGCACGGCTGGTTTCCGAGAGACTCGACGTCGCACAGACCGCTGTGGTGCGAGGGCGCGGTCGATCGTCGCCGAACTGATCGCCATCAACGCCTTGCGGACCGTCTCGTCGAGATGGAGATGCCCGTGGCGCTCGAGGGCGGGGACGAGGGTGGGAAGGAGCGCCTTGAGGCGCTTCCCGCAGACGCGGTCTGACGCTTCCCACATCGTGACGAGCGCCTCCCTCACCGCGTCGTCGTACAAGCGGAGTCGCTTCGGCACCGGTGGAGGCCTCACGTTGCGCTGCGTGCTGTTGAGCAGGCGTATCGCGTGCTTCCTGTGGTAGCCGGTGGTCGCGACGAACTCGTTCAGAATTCGTTCGCGGGTCTCCCGGTCGGCCACTCGGTACCTCTCGCCGACGGCCAGCACGAGCTGGCGCCGAGTTTCCTTGCTGATCGTTGCCATCGAGGTCTCCTTCCCACCCGCCCCTCGGGTAGCAAAGTTGATGAGGCAACGACCCCCGCCCAGTAGCAACCCGGGCGAGTCAATGCGCCTGCAAGAATAGTTGACGTCGATCACCAGGTGTTGAGCGTTGTAAACTGACCCCCTCGCGACACAAAACCGACCCCCGTCCCGGTTCGGCAAGGGTTCGAAAACGTCAATGAAATCGAGGGAAGTCGTGGCACCTCCGGCGTCGGAGGTCTTGATGGTGCTTCTCTCCGAGGAGCTTCGGCCCCTACATCCGCCCGTTGCGCCTGAGCTGATCGCAAGCCCAGGTGTCGCCCCCCCGACATCCGCGACGAAGCCAGGTGAATGCGTCCTCGTTGCTCTGCGGAACGCCTCGCCCTTTGAAGTAGAGCGACCCCAGATCGGAACAACCGCGGGCGTGTCCAAGCTCGCAGGCATGCCGGTGGAGCTCCGCTGCGCGCTTCGGGTCCTCCTCGACCCCGGTGCCATCCTTGAAGCATTCCGCGAGCATCGAGCAGGATTGTGCGTCGCCGCGATCACATCCTTCGCGGAAGAAATGCGCGGCGCGCTCTCCGTTCGGAGCCGCGCTCTTTCCCTGTGCGTGGGAGAGGCCAGCGTTCAGACATGAGGTCCCCCAACCGAGCTCGCATCCACGCACGTGCATCGCGAGCCCCTGCGCCGGGTCCTTGCTGCCTCCTTGGCCAAGCTCGTACATGACGCCAAGGTTGTTGCAGGCAGGTCCCTCCTTCATCTCGCACGCCTTCTCGAAGAGGCGCCTTGCCTCCGCGATGTCCGGGGTGGCGATGATGCTCTTCTGATGAAGCAGGCCGAGGTGGAAGCAGCCGGTCGCATCGTTCTTCGCACACGCTCGGCTGGCGAGCTCGGTGGCCTTCTCGAAGTCACGCTCGACGCCCGTTCCTTCGGCGTAGTACGCCGAAAGGACAGCACAGGCCTTGGGGTGCCCCGCCTCGCACGTGCGAGCCATCAAAGCGGCGCCCTCTTTCGGATCGTGTTGCGACGTGAGCTTCGCAAGCTCGATACACGCGATCGACAGCCCGCCGCTGCAGGCCTTCTTGTGGAGTGCGAGCGCGCGAGCGGGGTCACGCGGAACGCCTGCGCCCTTCCTCACGAGGTCGCCGAGCGCCCAGCAACCGGTGAGCACGCCGTCATCACAAGCGCGCTCGTGAGCCTTGACGGCCTCGGCCGTGTCCTTGGCCACGCCCCTGCCGAACTGCAGCGCGAGGCCCGCCAGAAAGCAGCCGTCGGGCGAGGCGTCGTCGCACGCCTTTCGCGCGAGCTCGAAGGCGCGAACCTCGTTCTTCTCGACGCCACGGCCATCGCCCAGCAGAGAGCTGAGAGTTGCGCAGCTCTGAACATTCCCCAGGCGACATTGCCGCTCGCAGTCGCCGGGATCGGTCTTCTTGCACCGGTGAGAGGCTGCGCTCGTCGGGAGAGTGCACCTCCCTTCGGCGAAGACCAGGCCCGACGGACAGAAGTCGTCCGCTGCGTCGTCGCCGTGCTCGATGCCAATCCTCGTCAGCTCCAGCCGAACCAGTGTGGAGCACCGATCCGGAGCTCGCACGGCGGTGGGCAAGCTGTCGTTGCAGGCACGCACGTCCCCGTCGCGTCGCGTCGCGAGCGGTCCATCATGCGTGCGCGACTCGAACACGCTCGACGCTCGACGCGCTGCACCGGTCTTCACCCCGAGGTCGAGCGCGAATGCTCCAACGTGAGCGCCACGTAGGAAGTGCGTCGCCCCTGCGCATGCGGCACCACCTTCCAGCTGGTGCGGGGAAACGCTCGAGTGAAGTGTCCGCTCCATGCCGACGAGCACCGTCGCGATGTCGAGTGTCCGCTCTTGCGACGACAAGGTTCGGGCAAGGCTCGCCCCGAACGTCGGCAGGTTGAGGACTACCTCGGACTTGTCCGCCAGTCGCACGAGCTCCTCCTTGCGACTGGAGCCGACGAATCCGTAGGCGCCTCGCGCGGTGCAACCGCGGAGAAGGACGAGTCCTCCGCAGTCGTGGCGAAACACGGGGAGCCCACTGGCCATCGCCTCCCGAACGTGAGCGCGCTCGTCCTGGTTCCAATCGACGACGAGCGGCTGTGCGCGATCGGCGATCGACGAGCAGCGGACCTCGCCATCGAGCGCCTCGCTCGGCGAACGAGCGCCCGTGGGCGCTCCTGGCGTCGCGCCGCACGCAGCAAGGACCCCGAGGCAAAGCGCGAGCCCTCCGGTGGTCCCAGCTCGAACCTGAAACGGAGCGCTCATCTTTCGCTCTGTCCGGCCCCGCGGAGCATCTCGCACGCCTGTCGGTTTCCGCCACGGCAGGCGCGGCGCAGCCAGCTCGTCGCGGTCGTGTCGCTCTGGGGTACGCCGATTCCTTTCGCGTAGAGCCAGCCAAGGCCATAGCAGCCGTGGGCATGCCCCAGCTCGCACGCACGCTCGTAGACCTCCGCCGAGCGCTTCTGGTCCTTCGGCACGCCCTCCCCTGATTCGAGGTGCTCACCCAAGAAGTTGCACGACCTGCCGTCGCCCCCCTCGCAGCCGCGCTCGAAGAAGCTCACTGCGCGCGCTGGATCCGCGGCCACTCCCTTGCCCTGAGAATACAAGAGTCCGGCGTTGGAACAGCCCGACGAGAAGCCGAGATCGCATCCGCGAGCGTAGAGCTCGGCGGCGCGCTCAGGCAGCTTCTCCCCTCCTTTGCCCGCATTGAACATCACGCCCAGGTCGGAGCACGCGGGACCGTTGCCGAGGTCGCACGCCTTCTGGAGCAGGCGCCGGGCTTCCACGGCGCTGGCGCCTTCCATGTCCCCCGCCTCGTGCATCGAGCCGAGCAGCGCGCACGCGCTCGCTTCCTTCCGCTCGCACACTTCGCCGGCGAGCTTTGCGGCGCGCTCCGCATCCTTGGGCACTCCGATGCCGTTGAGAAAACACTTGGCGACGGAGACGCAGGCGGCGTCGTGTCCCGCATCGCAGGTCCGCGCCACGATCTTCGCGGCTTCGACCGGTTCGTCAGCAGCGATCACCTCGGCGAGGGCGATACACGCACCGGGGACGGCGCCGTTGCATGCCTTCTTGTAGAGAGCGACGGCGACCGCCGCGTTCTTCGGAACGCCGAGCCCCTTCTTCGTCAGGCTGCCGAGCGCCCAGCACGCGACCATCTCGCCGTCGTCACACGCACGACGGTAGAGCACAGCGGCTCGGGACGGATCGCGCCGGACTCCGCGTCCCTCGTGGAGCGCGTGGCCGGCTAGGAAGCACGCTCCAGAAGCGCCGTCGTCGCACGCCTTCTGTGCGATCTCGAATGCTCGTCCCTGATCCTTCTCGACACCGCGCCCCTCACCGAGCAGGAAGCTCAACGTCTCGCAGCTCCTCGCATGGCCACGCGCACACTGGGCCACGCAGTCGTTTGGTTCGGTCTTTTTGCACTGGTGCGCGGTTGCACTCGTTGGAAGTGCGCACTTTCCTTCGGCCAGGACGAGCCCGGACGGGCAGGCGTCCTCTGCGGCGTCCTCGCCGCCCGGCGTTCCCACCTTCGTGAGCTCGAGACGAACGAACGAACCGCAGCCATCCGGAGGTCGTACCGCCGTGGGATCGGTCTCGGCGCAGCGGCGTACGTCTCCGTCGCGGCGCACCGAGAGTGGGCTTCCGGCCGCGTGCGCCTCGAACACCGACGACGGCTGGCGCGGCGTGCCCTTCGCCCCGGTATCGAGGGCGAACGCGCCGAGGTGAGCGCCTCGCAGGAAGTGGGTCGCCCCTGCGCAGGCGCCCGCCCCCTCGAGCTGCTTCGCTCCGACGCTCGTGCTGAGGGCGCGCTGCTTTCCGATGAGGACCATCGCGACGTCGAGCGTTCGGTCACGCGACGCGAGGCTCGAGGCGAGCGCGCCTCCGAAGGTGGGCAGGTTGAGGCGCACCTCGGAGCGGTCGGCAAGTCGGACGAGCTCCTCCTTTCGACTCGTCCCGGCGAAGCCGTACGAGCCTTGTGCCTTGCACCCACGGAGCAGCTTCAGGCCCGCGCAGTCGTAGCGGAAGACCGCTAGCCCCCCGGCCATTGCCTCGCTCAGCTGCGCGCGATCCTCGTCGGTCCAGTCGACGACGAGCGGCTGCGCCTGCGCGGCGATCGCCGAGCAGCGGAGCTCGCCGTCCACGACCTCGCCGGCTGTGCGACCGCTCGTGGTCGCGGTGAGGTTGGTCGCGCATCCCGCCGGCGAGACGCCGAGTGCGCCGGTCGCGATCAAACTGGACGCGCCGAACAGAACGCGAAACTTCTCACGGATGCTCATCGTCAGCTCCCCCGCTCAATTCGAGTACTGCTCGACTTGCCCACACACGGCGCTGTTCTCCCCCGCAGGCGAAGCGTAGGCGAATTGAGCCATTCTCTACAAGCTGGAGTACGGCGGGACGGCGCGGGTCGAGGCACCTGAACGGTGCCCGATGGCCTCGCCGAGGCGGCTCGACCTGGCGTGGTGTCGCCGAACGCTGACCCACGTCGAGGCCGATGCTGTTCGGTGCCCACCGTCATTCATTTCGTAAGGTGAAGTGCCCCACCATCCTTGGAATGAATGAGACCGCGAATGGGCAGCGCGCCGTCTCGCCGCCGTGCATACTCGCGCCGCCATGTTGATCCCCGTTGGCCTCATCCTTCGCCTCCTTCAGGGCCTCGCCAACCTCTTCTACAACCTGCTGAACGACCC
This genomic stretch from Myxococcales bacterium harbors:
- a CDS encoding sel1 repeat family protein, producing the protein MSIREKFRVLFGASSLIATGALGVSPAGCATNLTATTSGRTAGEVVDGELRCSAIAAQAQPLVVDWTDEDRAQLSEAMAGGLAVFRYDCAGLKLLRGCKAQGSYGFAGTSRKEELVRLADRSEVRLNLPTFGGALASSLASRDRTLDVAMVLIGKQRALSTSVGAKQLEGAGACAGATHFLRGAHLGAFALDTGAKGTPRQPSSVFEAHAAGSPLSVRRDGDVRRCAETDPTAVRPPDGCGSFVRLELTKVGTPGGEDAAEDACPSGLVLAEGKCALPTSATAHQCKKTEPNDCVAQCARGHARSCETLSFLLGEGRGVEKDQGRAFEIAQKACDDGASGACFLAGHALHEGRGVRRDPSRAAVLYRRACDDGEMVACWALGSLTKKGLGVPKNAAVAVALYKKACNGAVPGACIALAEVIAADEPVEAAKIVARTCDAGHDAACVSVAKCFLNGIGVPKDAERAAKLAGEVCERKEASACALLGSMHEAGDMEGASAVEARRLLQKACDLGNGPACSDLGVMFNAGKGGEKLPERAAELYARGCDLGFSSGCSNAGLLYSQGKGVAADPARAVSFFERGCEGGDGRSCNFLGEHLESGEGVPKDQKRSAEVYERACELGHAHGCYGLGWLYAKGIGVPQSDTTATSWLRRACRGGNRQACEMLRGAGQSER
- a CDS encoding sel1 repeat family protein — encoded protein: MSAPFQVRAGTTGGLALCLGVLAACGATPGAPTGARSPSEALDGEVRCSSIADRAQPLVVDWNQDERAHVREAMASGLPVFRHDCGGLVLLRGCTARGAYGFVGSSRKEELVRLADKSEVVLNLPTFGASLARTLSSQERTLDIATVLVGMERTLHSSVSPHQLEGGAACAGATHFLRGAHVGAFALDLGVKTGAARRASSVFESRTHDGPLATRRDGDVRACNDSLPTAVRAPDRCSTLVRLELTRIGIEHGDDAADDFCPSGLVFAEGRCTLPTSAASHRCKKTDPGDCERQCRLGNVQSCATLSSLLGDGRGVEKNEVRAFELARKACDDASPDGCFLAGLALQFGRGVAKDTAEAVKAHERACDDGVLTGCWALGDLVRKGAGVPRDPARALALHKKACSGGLSIACIELAKLTSQHDPKEGAALMARTCEAGHPKACAVLSAYYAEGTGVERDFEKATELASRACAKNDATGCFHLGLLHQKSIIATPDIAEARRLFEKACEMKEGPACNNLGVMYELGQGGSKDPAQGLAMHVRGCELGWGTSCLNAGLSHAQGKSAAPNGERAAHFFREGCDRGDAQSCSMLAECFKDGTGVEEDPKRAAELHRHACELGHARGCSDLGSLYFKGRGVPQSNEDAFTWLRRGCRGGDTWACDQLRRNGRM